One window of Anaerolineales bacterium genomic DNA carries:
- a CDS encoding acyl-CoA carboxylase subunit beta: MTNEDPRILELRKVRAKAKEGGGEERIAKQRAKGKLTARERIDALLDPGTFNEIEPFITHQGDELGLLKDKFYGDGVVTGYGQINGRTVYLYSQDFTIYGGTLSEMQSHKICRVMDLAVRNGVPFISLIDSGGARIQEGVRSMGGYAEIFRRNAQYSGVVPQVSIMLGPCAGGAAYSPALTDLVIMVEKQSFMFLTGPEVIKAVTGEVIDAESLGGSNVHMSISGVAHLSLKSELDALETARRFLSYLPSNNVENPPYVQPIDDLSRMDESLNDIVPLEANEPYVMHQVIEKIVDHGTFLELQPDWARNAIIGLARIGGHSVGIVSQEPSIMAGVIDIDAADKMTRFVRMCDCFNIPLVTFVDSPGFLPGIAQEHGGIIRHGAKLLYAYSEATVPKICVITRKAYGGAYVVMSSKYLGTDVTYAWPSAEIAVLGAEGAANILYKKQIESAPDPVAERKRLADEYRDKFNNPYYAASTGYVDDIIEPRESRPKIIASLSALRDKFAPAPPRKHGNIPV, encoded by the coding sequence ATGACTAATGAAGATCCGAGAATTTTGGAACTGAGAAAAGTCCGTGCGAAGGCAAAGGAAGGCGGAGGCGAGGAACGCATCGCCAAACAGCGCGCCAAAGGAAAACTGACTGCGCGTGAACGCATCGATGCCCTGCTGGACCCCGGGACATTCAACGAGATCGAACCGTTCATCACACATCAGGGCGATGAATTGGGGTTGCTGAAGGATAAGTTTTACGGAGACGGTGTCGTCACAGGCTACGGACAGATCAACGGGCGGACGGTATATCTATACTCACAGGATTTTACAATTTATGGCGGGACGCTGAGCGAGATGCAATCTCATAAGATCTGCCGTGTCATGGACCTGGCGGTCCGCAACGGCGTGCCGTTCATATCATTGATCGACTCGGGTGGCGCGAGAATCCAGGAAGGGGTGCGTTCGATGGGCGGTTATGCGGAAATTTTCCGGCGCAATGCGCAATACTCCGGCGTGGTTCCCCAAGTGAGCATCATGCTCGGACCATGCGCAGGCGGCGCCGCCTATTCCCCTGCGCTGACCGACCTCGTCATCATGGTCGAAAAGCAATCATTCATGTTCCTGACCGGACCGGAAGTGATCAAAGCCGTAACCGGCGAGGTGATCGACGCGGAATCACTGGGCGGCTCGAATGTTCACATGTCCATCAGCGGCGTCGCACATTTGAGCCTCAAGTCGGAGTTGGATGCGCTCGAAACGGCCCGTCGATTCCTCTCGTATCTGCCATCGAATAACGTGGAAAACCCTCCGTATGTTCAACCCATCGACGACCTTTCCCGCATGGACGAATCCCTCAATGACATCGTGCCGCTCGAGGCGAATGAGCCGTACGTGATGCACCAGGTCATCGAAAAGATCGTCGATCATGGAACATTCCTCGAACTTCAACCCGATTGGGCACGCAATGCCATCATCGGTCTGGCGCGCATCGGCGGGCACAGTGTGGGCATCGTTTCGCAGGAACCGTCCATCATGGCAGGCGTGATCGATATCGACGCCGCCGACAAAATGACGCGCTTCGTGCGCATGTGCGACTGCTTCAACATTCCCCTGGTCACCTTCGTCGATTCACCGGGTTTCCTGCCCGGCATTGCGCAGGAACATGGCGGCATCATCCGTCATGGGGCAAAACTGCTCTACGCCTATTCAGAAGCCACCGTGCCGAAAATCTGCGTCATCACGCGCAAGGCATACGGCGGCGCATATGTTGTCATGTCGAGCAAGTATCTTGGGACCGATGTGACTTATGCCTGGCCCTCCGCTGAGATCGCCGTGCTCGGCGCGGAAGGCGCGGCAAACATTCTTTACAAAAAACAGATCGAGTCCGCGCCCGACCCTGTCGCCGAACGCAAACGGCTTGCCGATGAATATCGCGATAAGTTCAATAACCCATACTATGCCGCATCCACCGGCTATGTGGACGACATCATCGAGCCGCGCGAATCCCGCCCGAAGATCATCGCCTCGCTATCGGCGCTCCGCGATAAGTTCGCGCCCGCGCCGCCGCGCAAGCATGGGAACATTCCGGTCTAG
- a CDS encoding OadG family protein has translation MTPDLQLSLQITALGMGLVFGAILLLWLMMAVLTVLTRDKPPASDSPKTGTSTQADSNLLVALIAAGMALEDQEASSARPLEMPPTAIVSAWQLGLRTRQMAEKGNQARPPRY, from the coding sequence ATGACACCCGATCTTCAACTCTCACTCCAAATCACCGCCCTCGGCATGGGGCTCGTCTTTGGTGCGATTCTTCTACTCTGGCTGATGATGGCTGTCCTGACAGTTTTGACCCGGGATAAACCACCCGCATCAGACTCGCCCAAAACTGGCACATCCACCCAGGCCGATTCCAATCTGCTGGTGGCTTTGATTGCCGCAGGCATGGCATTGGAAGACCAGGAAGCTTCATCTGCGCGTCCATTGGAAATGCCCCCAACAGCGATCGTTTCCGCCTGGCAGTTGGGATTGCGTACGAGACAAATGGCGGAAAAAGGGAATCAAGCCAGACCTCCGAGGTATTAA
- a CDS encoding biotin/lipoyl-binding protein, which produces MKYRLTVNNQTYDVEIENINARPVVVYVEGQRFEVMPDRRNQVEIQKDAKPKAGSKSVIQVPTPAAASAPAPVGNHTLTSPLPGTVVEVFVKAGEKVEAGQVVLIIEAMKMKNSIRSIYSGTVDKVLVNQGQSVAHKQALIHFAE; this is translated from the coding sequence ATGAAATACAGACTAACGGTCAACAACCAAACCTACGATGTGGAAATCGAAAACATCAACGCACGGCCTGTCGTCGTTTACGTGGAGGGTCAGCGGTTCGAAGTCATGCCGGATCGAAGAAATCAGGTTGAGATCCAGAAAGATGCGAAGCCAAAGGCGGGATCAAAGTCCGTCATTCAAGTTCCGACTCCGGCCGCTGCATCGGCTCCCGCACCCGTCGGAAACCACACCCTCACTTCGCCGCTGCCAGGGACCGTGGTGGAAGTGTTTGTGAAAGCCGGGGAAAAGGTGGAAGCGGGCCAGGTGGTGCTCATCATCGAAGCGATGAAGATGAAGAACAGCATTCGTTCGATCTACAGCGGGACCGTGGACAAGGTGCTGGTAAATCAGGGACAGAGCGTGGCGCACAAACAGGCGCTGATTCATTTTGCGGAGTAG
- a CDS encoding sodium ion-translocating decarboxylase subunit beta, which produces MNLNELLPELLKGLSNFTIGNGVMILAALILIYLAVFKEIEPVLLLPIGFGCLLANIPLAGMTAAEGMTKVIYDAGIKTELFPLLIFIGVGAMIDFSPLLAQPRMVLLGAAGQFGIFGTLMLAIALGFPLNQAASIGVIGAIDGPTSIFVATKLAPELLAPIAVAAYSYMSLIPIIQPPLMKLLTTKKERMIRMEYAPKPISKRTLIFFPVVLTLVVGLLVPEATPLISMLMLGNLLKASGVVDRLSNAAQNEIINIATLFLGLAIGSTMTAAGFLNIDTGKIMLLGLFAFALDTVAGLLFGKLMSFVTGGKINPLIGAAGISAFPMAGRLAAKTANDEDSDNFILMHAMGANTAGQLGSVIAGGILLSVVSKLLGI; this is translated from the coding sequence ATGAACCTAAACGAGCTGCTTCCTGAATTACTGAAGGGCTTATCCAACTTCACCATCGGCAACGGCGTAATGATCCTTGCCGCGCTGATTTTGATCTATCTCGCCGTGTTCAAAGAGATCGAGCCGGTCTTGTTATTGCCCATCGGGTTTGGTTGTTTGCTGGCAAATATCCCATTGGCAGGCATGACCGCCGCCGAAGGCATGACAAAGGTTATTTACGACGCGGGAATCAAAACCGAATTGTTCCCCTTGCTCATCTTCATCGGTGTCGGCGCCATGATCGATTTCTCGCCGCTGCTGGCGCAGCCGCGCATGGTCCTGCTCGGCGCGGCGGGTCAGTTCGGGATCTTCGGCACGCTCATGCTGGCGATCGCATTGGGCTTCCCATTGAATCAAGCCGCATCCATCGGCGTGATCGGCGCAATTGACGGACCGACTTCGATCTTCGTAGCGACCAAACTCGCCCCGGAACTGCTCGCACCGATCGCGGTGGCGGCGTATTCATACATGAGTTTAATTCCCATCATCCAGCCTCCGTTGATGAAATTATTGACGACGAAAAAAGAACGCATGATCCGCATGGAGTATGCGCCCAAGCCCATCTCGAAACGGACATTGATCTTCTTCCCCGTCGTGCTGACCCTGGTGGTAGGTTTGCTCGTACCAGAAGCGACCCCGCTCATCTCGATGCTTATGCTTGGAAATTTATTGAAGGCTTCGGGCGTGGTGGACCGCTTGAGCAATGCGGCGCAGAATGAAATCATCAACATCGCCACGCTGTTTCTGGGCCTGGCAATCGGCTCGACCATGACAGCAGCCGGTTTCCTCAATATCGATACGGGCAAGATCATGCTGCTCGGTCTATTCGCATTCGCGCTCGATACAGTGGCGGGTTTGCTCTTTGGCAAGTTGATGTCGTTTGTAACCGGCGGGAAGATCAACCCGCTCATCGGCGCGGCGGGAATTTCCGCCTTCCCGATGGCGGGCCGTCTCGCGGCAAAAACCGCGAACGACGAAGACTCGGATAATTTCATTTTAATGCATGCAATGGGAGCGAATACGGCAGGCCAGTTGGGGAGTGTCATCGCGGGCGGGATCTTGCTTTCGGTCGTCAGCAAACTATTGGGGATTTGA
- a CDS encoding aldehyde:ferredoxin oxidoreductase — protein sequence MTLSAQPAESTLLGEYSYELRAVERGYANRTLYINLENNLISEKPVTQQMKDLFTGGRGFALKLLWDAVTPETTWDDPRNELVIANGPICGITAYPGTGKSTVVTLSPLTGNVIDSNVGGYFAPFLKFSGFDALEIQGKAARDVIIFIDGDNGRVTIEPYSFEAEDSHLIGNILTAKYGGDEKGKRGVSVLSSGQAAEHTRIAAINSTWYDVRRKEARIKQAGRGGAGRVFRDKKIAAIVCRFSDMSGDKNGVADMALIRQAGQRINKEITELDDSQNQMRKIGTANIVDVMDHFDLLPTHNFRFGSHPDTHKIDSKVWKEKFTQGLPDGCWLGCTMSCSHGVDHFPIQTGPYAGTCVLVDGPEYENAAGLGSNIGNFDAQKVLELNFYCDTYGIDTISVANCIAFAMECYEEGILNKERTGGLELNFGNAAAALELLHQMARGEGFGVIVGQGVRYMKEYFAREFGGDPVFMHDIGMEIKGMEISEYMTKESLAQQGGYGLATKGPQHDEAWLIFMDQVHNLLPGFQDKAEALHYFPMWRTWFSLHGLCKLPWNDISPANNKETKEPAKVQEHVENYTWIHQGVTGKPTRAEDLLAQSERVYNFQKVFALRMGRVGRRHDFPPYRAMGPVTKLEFESRRERYDDQLKKLIGIDPAELSTEEKMAHLRKYREAQYELLMDAVYERRGWDKNSIPTVEKLRELNMDLPEVVEVVEQAKRKIQ from the coding sequence ATGACACTGTCTGCACAACCAGCAGAATCGACTCTCTTGGGGGAATATTCGTATGAACTGCGTGCCGTCGAACGCGGGTACGCCAACCGAACGCTCTACATCAATTTGGAAAACAACCTGATTTCTGAAAAACCGGTCACGCAGCAAATGAAAGACCTGTTCACAGGCGGGCGCGGATTTGCGCTCAAGCTGCTGTGGGATGCCGTTACACCTGAAACCACCTGGGACGACCCGCGGAATGAACTGGTGATTGCAAACGGACCGATTTGTGGGATCACCGCGTATCCCGGCACAGGCAAATCAACGGTGGTTACGCTTAGTCCGCTGACAGGGAACGTGATTGACAGCAATGTGGGCGGGTATTTTGCGCCGTTCCTCAAATTCTCTGGCTTCGACGCGCTTGAAATTCAGGGCAAAGCGGCTCGGGATGTGATCATCTTCATCGACGGCGATAATGGCCGGGTCACGATCGAGCCGTACTCATTCGAAGCGGAAGATTCGCATCTGATCGGTAACATCCTCACCGCGAAGTATGGCGGCGACGAAAAGGGCAAACGCGGCGTTTCGGTTTTATCCTCGGGTCAAGCCGCGGAGCACACGCGCATTGCCGCGATCAACTCCACCTGGTACGACGTCCGCCGGAAGGAGGCGCGCATCAAACAGGCGGGACGCGGCGGCGCGGGGCGCGTTTTCCGCGACAAGAAGATTGCCGCCATCGTTTGCCGCTTTAGCGATATGAGTGGCGACAAGAACGGCGTGGCAGATATGGCGCTTATCCGCCAGGCAGGGCAGCGTATCAATAAAGAGATCACAGAACTGGACGATTCGCAGAATCAGATGCGGAAGATCGGTACTGCCAACATTGTGGATGTAATGGATCACTTCGACCTTCTGCCGACGCACAACTTCCGCTTCGGCTCGCATCCTGACACGCACAAGATCGATTCCAAAGTCTGGAAGGAAAAATTCACCCAAGGCCTGCCGGATGGATGCTGGCTGGGATGTACCATGTCCTGCTCGCACGGCGTTGATCACTTCCCGATTCAAACCGGACCCTATGCCGGCACCTGCGTTCTGGTGGATGGTCCTGAATACGAGAACGCCGCAGGACTCGGTTCGAACATTGGAAACTTTGACGCGCAGAAGGTCCTCGAACTCAACTTCTACTGCGACACCTACGGCATCGACACGATCTCGGTGGCGAACTGCATCGCCTTCGCAATGGAATGTTACGAGGAAGGGATTTTGAACAAGGAGCGCACCGGCGGCTTGGAGTTGAACTTCGGCAACGCAGCGGCGGCGCTTGAATTACTTCACCAAATGGCGCGCGGCGAAGGCTTTGGCGTGATCGTCGGCCAGGGCGTGCGCTACATGAAGGAATATTTTGCGCGCGAATTCGGCGGCGACCCGGTCTTCATGCACGACATTGGCATGGAGATCAAGGGCATGGAGATTTCCGAGTATATGACCAAGGAATCGCTTGCCCAGCAGGGCGGCTACGGACTGGCGACCAAAGGTCCCCAGCACGATGAAGCCTGGCTGATCTTCATGGATCAGGTTCATAACCTCCTGCCCGGTTTTCAGGACAAAGCCGAAGCGTTGCACTACTTCCCGATGTGGCGGACGTGGTTCAGCCTGCATGGACTGTGCAAACTCCCGTGGAACGATATTTCGCCCGCGAATAATAAGGAAACCAAGGAACCCGCCAAAGTGCAGGAGCACGTCGAAAACTACACGTGGATTCATCAGGGTGTGACCGGCAAGCCGACCAGGGCCGAAGATTTGCTGGCGCAATCGGAGCGAGTGTATAACTTTCAAAAAGTATTCGCCCTGCGCATGGGACGCGTCGGACGCAGGCATGATTTTCCGCCTTACCGCGCGATGGGACCTGTGACCAAACTTGAATTCGAATCGCGACGGGAGCGCTACGATGATCAATTGAAGAAACTCATCGGTATTGACCCGGCGGAACTGTCCACGGAGGAGAAAATGGCGCACCTCCGCAAATATCGTGAAGCGCAGTATGAATTGCTGATGGACGCCGTCTACGAACGCCGTGGCTGGGATAAGAACAGCATTCCCACCGTGGAAAAACTTCGCGAACTGAACATGGACCTTCCCGAAGTTGTCGAGGTGGTTGAGCAGGCGAAGAGGAAAATTCAGTAG
- a CDS encoding sodium ion-translocating decarboxylase subunit beta has product MPVQAAAAVAGPLFDRMKSFLTGGDINPFIGAVGISAFPMAGGLDGRSANDEDSNNNILMPAMGATTAGQRDRVPQEGFSPHSRARYLAWERVIETAVPSCYNDFEEIGVG; this is encoded by the coding sequence GTGCCCGTTCAAGCAGCCGCCGCCGTGGCTGGTCCGCTTTTTGACAGGATGAAGTCTTTTCTAACCGGCGGGGATATCAATCCTTTCATTGGCGCGGTGGGAATTTCCGCCTTCCCGATGGCGGGCGGACTCGACGGCAGGTCCGCGAACGATGAAGACTCGAACAATAATATCTTGATGCCCGCGATGGGAGCGACCACAGCGGGTCAACGGGACAGGGTGCCGCAGGAGGGATTCTCCCCTCATTCGAGAGCAAGATACCTGGCTTGGGAACGCGTTATTGAAACCGCCGTCCCATCTTGCTATAATGATTTCGAAGAAATTGGTGTCGGATGA
- a CDS encoding acetate--CoA ligase family protein — MDSPLLPFFQPRGVVVIGASTSPEKLGYGVTRNLIQGGYKGAIHLLAQKSGEVFGRKIHASLQDIPDPVDLAILIVPTQATPQVIEDCGRRGIHAAVIVSAGFREVGEEGAKLERQCVEVAQKHDVRLLGPNCIGTIDTHYPLDTTFLQPPMPEQGGIGFISHSGAFAAAIVDWARGQGFGFSRIVSLGNQADVNETDMLTMLADDPHTHVIVMYMESVSNGKRFVQAAGEVAKRKPVIALKVGRFEAGQKAAASHTGALAASDTAFDAAFEKAGILRAETAEQMFDWARALERYPGGISTAGNDHSAYSDTLSRIAILTNAGGPGVIAADSLENNNMVLARLSDDTLKVLSATLPPAANINNPVDMLASASPDQYAECLKILLQDKNVDAVMVILPPPPMFKADEVAKAVNAVIGKSDKPVVIALMGSRLVEKAVESFTRSNVVTFPFPERAASALAALVKRTKGAQNLPNLQAEVKPKIGTSWTPNELMTAYGIPSAPIKLARTEDEAVEIANELGYPVVMKIASPDILHKSDVGGVVLNIKDAASLQTAFTKMLTQIRSRVPPPKVDGVHLQSHIAEGQEVIVGMMRDEQFGPLMMFGSGGVEVEGLKDVAFCLGPLDQSEAEDMMRKTWAGRKLKGFRSIPPVDEGSVRDVLINLSRLAAEHEEIEEIEINPLRVLSKGAVALDIRIKRIELKP, encoded by the coding sequence ATGGACTCTCCCCTTCTGCCCTTCTTTCAACCCAGAGGCGTCGTTGTCATCGGTGCGTCCACATCGCCTGAGAAACTCGGCTACGGCGTGACGCGCAACCTCATCCAAGGCGGTTACAAGGGCGCAATCCATCTCCTCGCGCAAAAGAGCGGAGAGGTTTTCGGGAGGAAGATCCATGCCAGCCTTCAGGATATCCCAGATCCCGTTGACCTTGCAATTCTCATTGTCCCCACACAAGCCACACCTCAAGTCATCGAAGATTGCGGCAGGCGCGGCATCCATGCCGCCGTCATCGTCTCGGCGGGCTTTCGTGAAGTTGGCGAAGAAGGCGCAAAGCTCGAACGACAATGTGTGGAAGTTGCACAGAAACACGATGTGCGATTACTCGGTCCAAATTGCATCGGCACCATCGATACACACTATCCCCTCGATACGACATTCCTGCAACCTCCCATGCCCGAACAAGGCGGTATCGGTTTCATTTCTCATTCAGGCGCATTCGCTGCCGCCATCGTGGATTGGGCGCGCGGTCAGGGTTTCGGCTTCTCGCGCATCGTCAGCCTCGGCAATCAGGCGGATGTGAACGAAACCGATATGCTGACCATGCTCGCCGACGATCCGCATACTCATGTGATCGTGATGTACATGGAAAGCGTTTCAAATGGAAAACGATTCGTCCAGGCTGCGGGTGAAGTCGCGAAGCGGAAACCGGTCATTGCGTTGAAGGTCGGTCGCTTCGAGGCGGGACAAAAAGCGGCCGCCTCGCACACTGGAGCCTTAGCCGCATCGGATACCGCCTTCGATGCTGCTTTCGAAAAGGCAGGCATCCTACGCGCCGAGACCGCCGAGCAGATGTTCGACTGGGCGCGGGCACTCGAGAGATATCCGGGTGGTATTTCCACCGCAGGGAACGATCACAGCGCATACTCGGACACTTTAAGCAGGATTGCGATATTGACCAATGCAGGCGGACCGGGTGTGATCGCCGCCGATTCTCTCGAGAATAACAACATGGTCCTTGCCCGTTTGAGCGATGACACGCTGAAAGTTTTATCCGCCACTCTCCCACCCGCTGCAAATATAAACAACCCGGTCGATATGCTTGCCTCGGCATCCCCGGATCAATACGCCGAATGTTTGAAGATTCTCCTGCAGGATAAAAACGTGGACGCGGTGATGGTCATTCTCCCGCCTCCACCGATGTTCAAAGCGGACGAAGTAGCGAAAGCAGTCAATGCGGTGATCGGAAAATCCGATAAACCCGTCGTGATCGCCCTGATGGGCTCGAGGCTGGTCGAAAAGGCGGTCGAATCATTTACTCGGTCAAATGTTGTCACATTCCCATTTCCGGAACGTGCTGCATCCGCGTTGGCGGCATTGGTGAAACGCACAAAGGGAGCACAAAACCTACCGAACCTGCAAGCGGAGGTAAAACCCAAAATAGGCACGTCCTGGACTCCAAACGAGTTGATGACCGCCTATGGCATCCCCTCCGCGCCGATCAAACTTGCCAGGACTGAAGACGAAGCCGTCGAAATCGCAAATGAACTTGGATATCCGGTCGTGATGAAGATCGCTTCGCCGGATATTCTGCACAAATCCGATGTCGGCGGCGTGGTGCTGAACATCAAGGATGCAGCATCGCTCCAAACCGCTTTTACGAAGATGTTGACACAGATTCGATCCCGCGTACCTCCGCCGAAGGTCGACGGCGTTCACCTCCAATCGCATATCGCTGAAGGGCAGGAGGTCATTGTCGGGATGATGCGCGACGAACAATTCGGTCCATTGATGATGTTTGGTTCGGGCGGGGTCGAGGTGGAAGGGCTCAAGGATGTAGCCTTCTGTCTGGGTCCGCTGGACCAATCCGAGGCGGAGGACATGATGCGTAAAACATGGGCTGGGAGGAAGTTAAAGGGTTTTCGTAGCATCCCGCCGGTGGATGAGGGATCGGTCAGGGATGTCTTGATCAACCTCTCGCGCCTCGCTGCCGAACATGAAGAGATCGAAGAGATCGAGATCAATCCCCTGCGCGTGCTTTCCAAGGGGGCGGTAGCTCTTGACATTAGGATCAAACGGATTGAATTAAAGCCCTAA
- a CDS encoding dodecin domain-containing protein gives MAESVYKVIELVGTSTESWEKAAAAAVERAAQSLRDLRVAEVVEMDLVIEEGKVTTYRTKLKLSFKYESGE, from the coding sequence ATGGCAGAAAGTGTTTACAAAGTGATCGAACTGGTCGGCACCAGCACGGAGTCGTGGGAGAAAGCCGCTGCTGCGGCCGTGGAACGCGCGGCGCAATCCCTGCGCGACCTGCGCGTTGCCGAAGTCGTCGAAATGGATTTGGTTATCGAAGAAGGTAAAGTAACCACGTATCGCACAAAATTAAAACTCTCATTTAAATACGAGAGCGGCGAATAA